A single Drosophila miranda strain MSH22 chromosome XR, D.miranda_PacBio2.1, whole genome shotgun sequence DNA region contains:
- the LOC108153599 gene encoding ammonium transporter Rh type B isoform X1, with protein MHSPAAKVSGYIVLMIVQIIFLVLFWLFVRYEKAAMPPALGAEDAGSANEHVSKYPQFQDIQVMIFIGFGFLMTFLRKYGYSATGFTLFMAALVVQWSVLMKGFLHMEGGKISLSLENIIDADIAAAVPLISMGALLGRTTPIQLLCMSIFEVALFAANEYLALNVLSICDCGGSITVHAFGAYFGLAVAMMLRPASDQNEAGKHEGANYTSDILAMIGTTFLWVYWPSFNSVLAAGTGGERAILNTFLSLAAATVTTFVVSALVSHENKLDMVHVQNSTLAGGVAVGTVCNLLLGAHGAVLIGIIAGTVSVLGYRYLTPWLTSNLRLHDTCGVHNLHGMPALISAIASAIYASMASLDDYQSELQDIFPAMVGNNATATKFMGGLGRNASSQAGYQLFGIALTLLIAIGGGILTGTVLKYTSFRNLKKDEQHQDEQYWEVPALDNKEEYELEKVEELLL; from the exons ATGCATTCGCCGGCTGCCAAAGTGTCGGGCTACATTGTCCTGATGATTGTGCAAATAATTTTCCTGGTCCTATTCTGGCTGTTCGTGCGTTACGAGAAGGCGGCAATGCCGCCGGCACTCGGCGCTGAAGACGCTGGATCAGCAAACGAACACGTTTCGAAATATCCGC AGTTCCAGGACATACAGGTGATGATCTTCATTGGCTTTGGCTTCCTGATGACCTTCCTGCGCAAGTACGGCTACAGTGCCACGGGCTTCACCTTGTTCATGGCCGCCTTGGTGGTCCAGTGGTCCGTCCTAATGAAGGGATTCCTGCACATGGAGGGCGGCAAGATCAG CCTCTCGCTGGAGAACATCATCGATGCGGACATTGCCGCCGCCGTGCCCCTAATTAGCATGGGCGCCCTGCTGGGCCGCACCACCCCCATCCAGCTGCTGTGCATGTCCATCTTCGAGGTGGCCCTGTTCGCGGCAAACGAGTATCTGGCCCTGAACGTCCTCAGC ATCTGCGACTGCGGCGGCTCCATCACCGTCCACGCCTTCGGCGCCTACTTCGGTCTGGCCGTGGCCATGATGCTGCGTCCCGCCAGCGACCAGAACGAGGCGGGCAAGCACGAGGGCGCCAACTACACATCCGACATTCTGGCCATGATCGGCACCACCTTCCTGTGGGTGTACTGGCCCAGCTTCAACTCGGTCCTGGCCGCGGGCACTGGCGGCGAGCGGGCCATTTTGAACACGTTTCTGTCATTAGCCGCGGCAACAG TGACCACCTTCGTTGTGTCCGCACTTGTCAGCCATGAGAATAAATTGGATATGGTGCACGTGCAGAACTCGACTCTCGCCGGCGGCGTGGCCGTGGGAACCGTGTGCAACCTGCTACTCGGCGCACACGGCGCTGTCTTAATTGGCATTATCGCCGGCACGGTTTCGGTGCTCGGCTATCGCTATTTAACC CCCTGGTTAACGTCCAATCTGCGGCTGCATGACACCTGTGGCGTACACAATCTGCACGGAATGCCGGCCCTGATTTCGGCCATTGCCTCGGCTATTTACGCCTCGATGGCCAGCCTGGATGACTACCAATCGGAGTTGCAGGACATATTTCCGGCCATGGTTGGCAAcaatgccactgccaccaaATTTATGGGC GGTCTGGGCCGCAATGCCAGCTCCCAGGCgggctatcaattgtttggcATCGCTCTGACGCTGCTCATTGCCATAGGCGGCGGCATTTTGACAG GCACCGTTTTGAAGTACACCAGTTTCCGGAACCTCAAGAAGGACGAACAGCACCAGGACGAGCAGTACTGGGAGGTGCCGGCGCTGGATAACAAAGAGGAATA TGAACTAGAAAAAGTCGAAGAGCTTTTGTTGTAG
- the LOC108153599 gene encoding ammonium transporter Rh type B isoform X2 — protein sequence MHSPAAKVSGYIVLMIVQIIFLVLFWLFVRYEKAAMPPALGAEDAGSANEHVSKYPQFQDIQVMIFIGFGFLMTFLRKYGYSATGFTLFMAALVVQWSVLMKGFLHMEGGKISLSLENIIDADIAAAVPLISMGALLGRTTPIQLLCMSIFEVALFAANEYLALNVLSICDCGGSITVHAFGAYFGLAVAMMLRPASDQNEAGKHEGANYTSDILAMIGTTFLWVYWPSFNSVLAAGTGGERAILNTFLSLAAATVTTFVVSALVSHENKLDMVHVQNSTLAGGVAVGTVCNLLLGAHGAVLIGIIAGTVSVLGYRYLTPWLTSNLRLHDTCGVHNLHGMPALISAIASAIYASMASLDDYQSELQDIFPAMVGNNATATKFMGGLGRNASSQAGYQLFGIALTLLIAIGGGILTGTVLKYTSFRNLKKDEQHQDEQYWEVPALDNKEE from the exons ATGCATTCGCCGGCTGCCAAAGTGTCGGGCTACATTGTCCTGATGATTGTGCAAATAATTTTCCTGGTCCTATTCTGGCTGTTCGTGCGTTACGAGAAGGCGGCAATGCCGCCGGCACTCGGCGCTGAAGACGCTGGATCAGCAAACGAACACGTTTCGAAATATCCGC AGTTCCAGGACATACAGGTGATGATCTTCATTGGCTTTGGCTTCCTGATGACCTTCCTGCGCAAGTACGGCTACAGTGCCACGGGCTTCACCTTGTTCATGGCCGCCTTGGTGGTCCAGTGGTCCGTCCTAATGAAGGGATTCCTGCACATGGAGGGCGGCAAGATCAG CCTCTCGCTGGAGAACATCATCGATGCGGACATTGCCGCCGCCGTGCCCCTAATTAGCATGGGCGCCCTGCTGGGCCGCACCACCCCCATCCAGCTGCTGTGCATGTCCATCTTCGAGGTGGCCCTGTTCGCGGCAAACGAGTATCTGGCCCTGAACGTCCTCAGC ATCTGCGACTGCGGCGGCTCCATCACCGTCCACGCCTTCGGCGCCTACTTCGGTCTGGCCGTGGCCATGATGCTGCGTCCCGCCAGCGACCAGAACGAGGCGGGCAAGCACGAGGGCGCCAACTACACATCCGACATTCTGGCCATGATCGGCACCACCTTCCTGTGGGTGTACTGGCCCAGCTTCAACTCGGTCCTGGCCGCGGGCACTGGCGGCGAGCGGGCCATTTTGAACACGTTTCTGTCATTAGCCGCGGCAACAG TGACCACCTTCGTTGTGTCCGCACTTGTCAGCCATGAGAATAAATTGGATATGGTGCACGTGCAGAACTCGACTCTCGCCGGCGGCGTGGCCGTGGGAACCGTGTGCAACCTGCTACTCGGCGCACACGGCGCTGTCTTAATTGGCATTATCGCCGGCACGGTTTCGGTGCTCGGCTATCGCTATTTAACC CCCTGGTTAACGTCCAATCTGCGGCTGCATGACACCTGTGGCGTACACAATCTGCACGGAATGCCGGCCCTGATTTCGGCCATTGCCTCGGCTATTTACGCCTCGATGGCCAGCCTGGATGACTACCAATCGGAGTTGCAGGACATATTTCCGGCCATGGTTGGCAAcaatgccactgccaccaaATTTATGGGC GGTCTGGGCCGCAATGCCAGCTCCCAGGCgggctatcaattgtttggcATCGCTCTGACGCTGCTCATTGCCATAGGCGGCGGCATTTTGACAG GCACCGTTTTGAAGTACACCAGTTTCCGGAACCTCAAGAAGGACGAACAGCACCAGGACGAGCAGTACTGGGAGGTGCCGGCGCTGGATAACAAAGAGGAATAG
- the LOC108153637 gene encoding uncharacterized protein LOC108153637 — protein MKLAKKCSTYLVICLVLLACCLEETEATRRVNRGRRTLTRRYFNGLAIPGWAMIICVALGELLVGGALYFIMKKLILDKEPDETATSYTPAATTYTPAQTHEPAAATPSPPPTHATTIA, from the exons atgaaGTTGGCTAAGAAGTGCTCCACCTACTTGGTGATATGCCTGG TTTTGCTGGCCTGCTGCTTGGAGGAGACGGAGGCCACGCGACGCGTTAACCGCGGTCGACGCACCCTCACCCGCAGATACTTCA ATGGCCTTGCCATACCCGGCTGGGCCATGATCATCTGTGTGGCCCTCGGCGAGCTGCTTGTGGGCGGAGCTCTGTACTTCATCATGAAGAAGCTGATTCTGGACAAGGAACCCGACGAGACGGCCACCTCGTACACGCCGGCTGCCACCACCTACACCCCGGCCCAGACGCACGAGCCGGCCGCTGCCACGCCCAGCCCACCCCCAACGCATGCCACGACCATTGCCTGA
- the LOC108150773 gene encoding uncharacterized protein LOC108150773: MKFFVIAFAVIAAASAASIATDYLPPVDNNLEAASEQVELPAAEQGLLSDDGYRYKTVRRLKLRHRRDVNELPTAEYLPPVEEASEAVAVETPLADDGYRYRTVRRVIRRRRDVNELPTAEYLPPVEEASEALAVETPLADDGYRYKTVRRVIRRRRDVNELPTAEYLPPVEEASESVAVETPLADDGYRYKTVRRVIRRRRDVNELPTAEYLPPVEEASEAVAVETPLADDGYRYKTVRRVIRRRRDVNELPTAEYLPPVEEASESVAVETPLADDGYRYKTVRRVIRRRRDVNELSAEYLPPVEEASEAVAVETPLADDGYRYKTVRRVIRRRRDVNELSAEYLPPVEEASEAVAVETPLADDGYRYKTVRRVIRRRRDVNELPTAEYLPPVQEASEAVAVETPLADDGYRYKTVRRVIRRRRDVNELSAEYLPPVEEAASAVIDVPAEQTILANDGYRYKTVRRLKLRRH; the protein is encoded by the exons ATG AAATTCTTTGTCATTGCCTTTGCTGTGATCGCAGCTGCTTCGGCGGCCTCCATTGCCACGGATTACCTGCCCCCAGTGGACAACAACCTCGAAGCCGCCTCCGAGCAGGTCGAACTGCCCGCCGCCGAGCAGGGTCTTCTCTCCGATGATGGATACCGCTACAAGACCGTCCGCCGCCTCAAGCTCCGCCACCGTCGTGACGTGAACGAGCTGCCCACCGCCGAGTACCTGCCCCCAGTTGAGGAAGCATCCGAGGCTGTTGCCGTCGAGACTCCTTTGGCCGATGATGGATACCGCTACAGGACTGTCCGCCGTGTGATCCGTCGCCGTCGTGACGTGAACGAGCTGCCCACCGCCGAGTACCTGCCCCCTGTGGAGGAGGCCTCTGAGGCTCTTGCCGTTGAGACTCCCCTGGCTGATGATGGCTACCGTTACAAGACTGTCCGCCGTGTGATCCGTCGCCGCCGTGACGTGAACGAGCTCCCCACCGCCGAGTACCTGCCCCCAGTTGAGGAAGCCTCTGAGTCCGTGGCTGTCGAGACTCCCCTGGCCGATGATGGATACCGCTACAAGACTGTCCGTCGTGTGATCCGTCGCCGTCGTGATGTCAACGAGCTCCCCACCGCCGAGTACCTGCCCCCAGTTGAGGAAGCATCCGAGGCTGTTGCCGTCGAGACTCCTTTGGCCGATGATGGATACCGCTACAAGACTGTCCGCCGTGTGATCCGTCGTCGTCGTGACGTGAACGAGCTCCCCACCGCCGAGTACCTGCCCCCAGTTGAGGAAGCCTCTGAGTCCGTGGCAGTTGAGACTCCTTTGGCTGATGATGGCTACCGTTACAAGACCGTCCGCCGTGTGATCCGTCGTCGTCGTGACGTGAACGAGCTATCCGCCGAGTACCTGCCCCCTGTGGAGGAGGCCTCTGAGGCTGTTGCCGTCGAGACTCCTTTGGCTGATGATGGATACCGCTACAAGACTGTCCGCCGTGTGATCCGTCGTCGTCGTGACGTGAACGAGCTATCCGCCGAGTACCTGCCCCCTGTGGAGGAGGCCTCTGAGGCTGTTGCCGTCGAGACTCCTTTGGCTGATGATGGATACCGCTACAAGACTGTCCGTCGTGTGATCCGTCGCCGCCGTGACGTGAACGAGCTCCCTACCGCCGAGTACTTGCCCCCTGTGCAGGAAGCATCCGAAGCCGTTGCCGTCGAGACTCCCCTGGCCGATGATGGATACCGCTACAAGACTGTCCGTCGTGTGATCCGTCGCCGTCGTGATGTCAACGAGCTTTCCGCCGAATACCTGCCCCCCGTGGAGGAGGCCGCTTCTGCCGTCATCGATGTCCCTGCCGAGCAGACCATCCTGGCCAACGATGGATACCGCTACAAGACCGTCCGCCGCCTGAAGCTCCGTCGCCACTAA